In the Pongo abelii isolate AG06213 chromosome 9, NHGRI_mPonAbe1-v2.0_pri, whole genome shotgun sequence genome, gaatgccttcaagcggttttccgccctgggcggggccaggtgttccttgctctcattctggtaaacccacaGCCTTCCAGTGTGGGTGTTATGGCcgtcatgaacatgtcacagtgctgcagagattttgtttatggccagttttggggccagtttatggccagatttttggggggcttgttcccaacatctttcttttctttttctctcctgctcacctctcccctcccctcccctcctctcctctcctcttttcttttcttttccagagtcttgctctgtcgcccaggctggagtgtgcagtggtgcaatcttggctcactgcaacctccacctcccaggttcaaatgattctcctgcctcagcctcctgagtagctgggattacaggtgcaccaccatgcccaactaatttcacaagtaaatatatttaatgtcagATAGTGACAAGTGCAGAGGGGGAAAATGCAGGAAGATCCAGTGGTCAAGGAGCCCCAGGGggcggtgtggggtggggtgagatgGTCAAGGACTCTGGTACTTGAGCTGAGCCCTGGAGAAGGTAAAGAAGCAGAGCATTTTTATATTGcaagaagagcattccaggcagcgGGAACAACCAAGACCAAGGCTGTGAGGCAGAGTGTCTGGAGCATTTAAGGAACAGCAATGAGGCCAGAGTTTGGAGGCAGATGACATAGACCTAGAGGCCATGGCAAGGACTGTGGCCCTTCCTCTAAGTGAGATGGGGGGCTCAGAGGGTTCTGAATGGAGAAGTGACCAAATCTGACTTGGATTTTGAAAGGATCCCTCTGGCAGGATGGAGAGGGCAAGAGAGAGCACGGGAGAGGCTGTTGGGGAAATCTAGATTGGCGTTGCTAGCCACCTGGGCCGGGGGTGGGTGGCAAAGAAGGTGTCCAGgagtggtcagattctggatgTCTTTGGAAAGTGAagccaacaggatttgctgaGAGACTGGATGTGGGCtgtgggagaaagagaggagtcaaGCATGATCTCAAGATTTGGGGCCTGAGCCAACAGAAGGATGAACTCCTCCATCTTGACTTTTGTCTCCTGAGAAGGGGAGTCATTCTGTGTGCTTCACATGTATAGACCTTGTAAGAAGGAACTTCCTGGCATATGGCAAGAACTTCCTAAGCCCTGGTTCTCGAGGGGCTGGCTGGGTCTGCAGGGCCAGCCAAGGCACTGTAAGGTGGTTTGCAAAAAACGCACCCTGGTCTCCACCTACCACATATgctcagaagacaggaacatTTGCTTCAGGCTCCACAGCTGACAAAGCACATTTGCAAACACTGAGCGCTGTGACACAATATCTCAGCCCTGCTGAGCTAAAAATCCTGGACTCATTGCCCTCATGTTGTAACTGAGAAAAAAGGAGACCCAGAGAGGGCCAGTGACTCCCCTGCAGTCACAAAGTCGATCCATCTGTGGCAGAGGGGGAAGCTGCATCAGGGCAGTTTACTGAAGGGCAGAACCTCTCCCTCACCTCCCCACACTGTTTCTAACTTCTGCTAAGAGTGCAGCGGGTGTGCATGGGTTAATCCTCCAGCCAGCTCCCCAGAGGCCATCCTGGGTGATGGGCTCAGTGCACATGCCTCCAGAGGCCTCCAGGAAGGGCGGGAAGAGGACCCTGGCCAGGCCTACACAGCAGGccctgggggcagggagggctcCACACCCGTGATGCCCAtgtcacatatacacatatatgtcaCTGTGTGCCCCATGCCCATACATGGCCTTGCATGGGTCCCCTCACAGCCTTCCACATCCTGAgtgcagcccagcccccacccagcCCCCTAAACCATGCACCCTGCCTTCCTGACGCAGGAGCCCAGAGAAGCATTTCCTGTTTAGGGGCTGCCTCCTCCCCCTCTAAGCCCAGGTTCCCAGGGCCCCAGGCTGagctggggtgaggggagggcagCCCCTGGCCCCCTCACTCCCCCAACACCCCCACACGCTGGCCCAGCTGGAACCAGAAAGCTTGAGGGTAGGGGGAGAGGCTGACGCAGGGgctaagtaaataaatgagaGGCTGAGGATGCCTGTGCCTGGGTGACCAAGCTGTTTCCATTCAGGCCAAATCGGAGGTCTTCATATGTCAGGCCATGTAGAATGCCACACCATTTTTGTATGTGCACCTAGGGTCTCAGCATGTCAGAATGTGTGTACGTGTGGGAAGGAAGTCATCTGCAAACCGGCATAGGTCTACGGTGAGGTGAAGGGACAAACAGCTTGGCAGAGGGTGCACTCTTgcatggggttgggggtgggggaggcgcATGCGTGCGTCCGTGGGGCAAGAAAGGAGTGGGCATGAGGGTGTTCCCGTGCATGGCGAGCAGCTGGGCTGAGACTGCTCCCGGGTGTGATGGGGCTGCTGTGTCCAGATTTGGGTCTCTGAGTCTCTGGGAAGCGACCTCACCCCACAGCCCCGAGCCCCAACTTGAGGGTCACAGAGCTCGGCAGGCCGGCTTTTCCCATCCCCTGACTCTCAGCCCCATGGGGCCCGGGGCAGCCGTCAACTgcgcctcctcccctcctccgCCCCCAACCTTAgagccccccaccccactgctTCCTGCTCTAGCGGCCCCCGGGGGAGAGGGAGCAGGGAGCTGGCAGCCGCCCCAGCCCACTCCTTACAAGGCCTGAGCCCGGCCCCAGgcccgcccccggcccgcccGCAGGAGGCCCCAGGCCCTCCCCCTGTCAAGAGCTGCCGCCGGCCGGGGGCCGGACCAGTCCGGGGGCATCGCGATGCTGCTGCGCCTGTTGCTGGCCTGGGCGGCCGCAGGGCCCACACTGGGCCAGGACCCCTGGGCTGCTGAGCCCCGTGCCGCCTGCGGCCCCGGCAGCTGCTACGCTCTCTTCCCACGGCGCCGCACCTTCCTGGAGGCCTGGCGGGCCTGCCGCGAGCTGGGGGGCGACCTGGCCACTCCTCGGACCCCCGAGGAGGCCCAGCGTGTGGACAGCCTGGTGGGTGCAGGCCCAGCCAGCCGGCTGCTGTGGATCGGGCTGCAGCGGCAGGCCCGGCAATGCCAGCTGCAGCGCCCACTGCGCGGCTTCACGTGGACCACAGGGGACCAGGACACGGCTTTCACCAACTGGGCCCAGCCAGCCTCTGGAGGCCCCTGCCCGGCCCAGCGCTGTGTGGCCCTGGAGGCAAGTGGCGAGCACCGCTGGCTGGAGGGCTCGTGCACGCTGGCTGTCGACGGCTACCTGTGCCAGTTTGGCTTCGAGGGCGCCTGCCCGGCGCTGCAAGATGAGGCGGGCCAGGCCGGCCCAGCCGTCTATACCACGCCCTTCCACCTGGTCTCCACAGAGTTTGAGTGGCTGCCCTTCGGCTCCGTGGCCGCTGTGCAGTGCCAGGCTGGCAGGGGAGCCTCTCTGCTCTGCGTGAAGCAGCCTGAGGGAGGTGTGGGCTGGTCACGGGCTGGGCCCCTGTGCCTGGGGACTGGCTGCAGCCCTGACAACGGGGGCTGCGAACACGAATGTGTGGAGGAGGTGGATGGTCACGTGTCCTGCCGCTGCACTGAGGGCTTCCGGCTGGCAGCAGACGGGCGCAGTTGCGAGGACCCCTGTGCCCAGGCTCCGTGCGAGCAGCAGTGTGAGCCCGGTGGGCCACAAGGCTACAGCTGCCACTGTCGCCTGGGTTTCCGGCCAGCGGAGGATGATCCGCACCGCTGTGTGGACACAGATGAGTGCCAGATTGCCGGTGTGTGCCAGCAGATGTGTGTCAACTATGTTGGTGGCTTCGAGTGTTATTGTAGCGAGGGACATGAGCTGGAGGCTGATGGCATCAGCTGCAGCCCTGCAGGGGCCATGGGTGCCCAGGCTTCCCAGGACCTCGGAGATGAGTTGCTGGATGACGGGGAGGATGAGGAAGATGAAGACGAGGCCTGGGAGGCCTTCGACGGTGGCTGGACGGAGATGCCTGGGATCCTGTGGATGGAGCCTACGCAGCCGCCTGACTTTGCCCTGGCTTATAGACCGAGCTTCCCAGAGGACAGAGAGCCACAGATACCCTACCCGGAGCCCACCTGGCCACCCCCACTCAGTGCCCCCAGGGTCCCCTACCACTCCTCAGTGCTCTCCGTCACCCGGCCTGTGGTGGTCTCTGCCACGCGCCCCACACTGCCGtctgcccaccagcctcctgTGATCCCTGCCACACACCCAGCTTTGTCCCGCGACCACCAGATCCCCGTGATCGCAGCCAACTATCCAGATCTGCCTTCTGCCTACCAACCCggtattctctctgtctctcacccaGCACAGCCCCCTGCCCACCAGCCCCCCATGATCTCAACCAAATATCCTGAGCTGTTCCCTGCCCACCAGTCCCCCATGTTTCCAGACACCAAGGTCACTGGCACCCAGACCACCACTCATTTGCCTGGAATCCCACCTAACCGTGCCCCTCTGGTCACCACCCTCGGTGCCCAGCTACCCCCTCAAGCCCCAGATGCCCCTGTCCTCAGAACCCAGGCCACCCAGCTTCCCATTATCCCAACTGCCCAGCCCTCTCTGACCACCACCTCCAGGTCCCCTGTGTCTCCTGCCCATCAAGTCTCGGTGCCTGCTGccacccagcccccagccctccccaccctcctgccCTCTCAGAGCCCCACTAACCAGACCTCACCCATCAGCCCTACACATCCCCATTCCAAAGCCCCCCAAATCCCAAGGGAAGATGGCCCCAGTCCCAGGTTGGCCCTGTGGCTGCCCTCACCAGCTCCCACAGCAGCCCCAACAGCCCTGGGGGAGGCTGGTCTTGCCGAGCACAGCCAGAGGGATGACCGGTGGCTGCTGGTGGCACTCCTGGTGCCAACGTGTGTCTTTTTGGTGGTCCTGCTTGCACTGGGCATCGTGTACTGCACCCGCTGTGGCCCCCATGCACCCAACAAGCGCATCACTGACTGCTATCGCTGGGTCACCCATGCTGGGAGCAAGAGCCCAACGGAACCCATGCCCCCCAGGGGCAGCCTCACAGGGGTGCAGACCTGCAGAACCAGCGTGTGATGGGGTGCAGACCCCCCTCATGGAGTAGGGAGAAGGGGTGTGCGCTGGACACATGGCCGGGGCTGCACCAGGGACCCATGGGGGCTGCCCAGCTGGACAGATGGCTTCCTGCTCCCCAGGCCCAGCCAGGGTCCTCTCTCAACCACTAGACTTGGCTCTCAGGAACTCTGCTTCCTGGCCCAGCACTCGTGACCAAGGATACACCAAAGCCCTTAAGACCTCAGGGGGCGGGTGCTGGGGTCTTCTCCAATAAATGGGGTGTCAACCTTACCCAAGGCTTCTGACCCCCACTGGTGCTTAAGGGAGGTTCTGGGAGGACTCAGAAAAAAGGAGGGGATCTTCCTTCAGTTTGTCTGAGTCTTCAAACAGATAAGGTAAGATCCCTTTAAGGGAGGGTATGCCTCAGAGATTCTCAGGGAAGCAGGAGCCCAGAGAGGGTAgagccttgcccaaggtcacacagttgagGTTTGGCATGGGGAGAATTTCGTATTTATTCCTCATTTTACTGAAGCTCCAAGAAGGTGGGGCTGAACCTGGGGGAGGGTTGTGGAATTAGGGCATCTGCTGAACCGGACTGGGGTTTAGTGGTCAAAGTGGGCTCTGGGGCTGGTGATTCAGAGGAGTGAAGGAGGGATCTAGTGGGTGAGTTGCTCGTTTCTTCAGACACTTCCCTTCCCATCCCCGTAAGTTTCGCAGAAGTTGGGGGCTGGGCTCAGGGTAACTCCAGGGGACTGCCAACCCCTGGTTTGTGGGTGCTCTTGGAGGCATTCCTCCGCTTGCTCCGgggaggaggctgggatgggaaggGCCGGGAACCCGCGAGAGATCCCATGCTAACTGCTTGGACAGCCGCAGGAGCAAGGCCTTCTTTTGCCAGGGTCGCACTTTGCTCTTGTCCAtgttggctgggggtggtgggggacaGACAGAGCTCAGCAGACCCGAGCTTGAGCGAGGGCTCCGGCTGCTCAGGACTGAGGTGTCCCAGGAACTGGAGGGCCTGGTCAAGGATCACAGCCTGGTGGGAGTGACCTCCCTCATTTCGGGCTCACTGCCTTGTGGGGCGGGGGTGAGACCTGGGCAGGGGAAGCGCCAGTTCCCACCGCCTCTGTAATTTTTCAGTTACAGCCTCTTGGGGGCCTCTAATTAGGACGGGGCAGAGCCGCCACGACCACCCGGGCAGGCGAGGAGGAGTGGCCCAGCGCCCCCTTCGGGCCTGGACCTGAGCTGGAAGGCTGAGCTGGGCCTCAGGGAACCAGGAAAGGATGGGCCGGAGCTGGGGATGAACCAGGGGGTCGCGGAGGGGGCGGAGGGAACGCTACGCACCGCCCCGGGTCCCGGCTCTCACGTTCCCCTAACTCAAACCAGACGTCCCCGCCAGATCCTGCACAGCTTTAACCTCGGAGACGCCGTCGGGCAGGTTTGCTGGATGCCAATGAGGGTTGCGAGGCGGCCCAGACGGCTGAGTCtgggaaggaggtgaggaagCCTGGGGAGCGACAAGGCCCTGCCGAGACGGGATGGTCTGGAGTCCCCTCCGTGACCTCGGGTAGGGATCTAGAGCGCCTCGAGGGCAGGAAAGAGTTAAATACACTGCAGTCGGAGGCGGgggatgggagtggggaagggggcCCAGAGCCGGCTCTTTGTCATCTGGTAATGAGCACCAGATGCGGAGCTGCGTGCGGGCCTAAACAGACGGCCTCCCAGGGCAGAGCCCCCGCCTGCGCCCAGCCCGGGCTCAGCCCACTTACTCGCAGGCCCCGCCTCATTCGGGCGCGGCGGAGAACTGCATACTGCGGTGGTATCAGCCCGTACCCGGGAGCTACGAGCCACGCCTACTCGCTGCAGAACCTAAGAGAGCCCCCGGGAGCTCTCCAGAGGCCCCGCCCACAAAGCCACAAGCCCCGCCCCTGCCAACTCAAAGATTCCAGCAGCGCTTGTGCCCGCCCCCTGCCCTCTTGGCCCCGCCCAGTCCCCGCCCACAACCCACAAGCCCGCCTCCTCCGCTCGGCGCGCGCAGATTGGCAGAACTATTAGTCTCGGCTTCTGGGAGGTATGAACTTCGCCCCGAATTTACACATTCTCTTCACGCGGCGCTACAGGCCCCGCCCAACACAACTGCAAGCTTCGTCTCACAGAGCCCTGGACACTGCAGGGAATCCCCCAGAGGTCTTAACTCTGTCGGGGGACGATGTAAACTCCGCCCTCCAGGGAAACGTGAGAAGTTCCCCTCAACCTCCTCTTCAGGCTTCGTCCCCAGCTACAAGCTCCGCCCCCTCTCAAGCTCACAAAACTGGAAGAACTGCGCCCTTGCAAGACTGTCACCTCACACGTCGAGCGGAGGTAGCGGTTCACCTACACGGAGCCCCGCCCCCGGGGCCGCCCACGAAAGATGCAAGCCACGCCCCTGAGGGGGGCCCTCGAGTCCCGCCCACCCAGAGCATCCTGGCTGCGGCCTAGCGCACAAATACCGCTGTGCCAAGAGCGCTACCGAGCCTCTTATCGCACTCCCCGCCTCCCAAGGGTGCTAGCCCCGCCCACACTCCGGCTCACCCTCTTGGGCGCAAGCCCTGCCCACTCCACCCCTGGGTCCCTTACCACCTTCGGGATATGCCCAGATCCACCAGTCCTCCGAACCCCTCATCTGTCACCAGGATGCCCTTGAACCTGGCCCTGGAgctctcttcttcctccacctACGGTTTCCGTTTGTCCAGATTTCGGGTTCTCTGGGCGAGCCCGGAGACTGGGCCCGGACAGCCGGGCAGATGGCGTCGATGGGCCTTTGGCGCCACCTGGCCTCGGCCCCGCGGACTTACAGCCACCGCGAGGCCTCGGTAGGGCCTCTCTCTCTCAAAGCGTACTAATTGTTCAGTAAATAGCTGCTTAATTCATTAAATGTTAGTGTTACTTAAATATCTGCCGACTCCCCCCACGGGACAGCCCATCCTTTCGCAGATGCCCTTCGTCGTATGTGGAAATTCGTCCCTAAGGGAGCTTCGCACTGGCTCTCGAGCCACCCTATGAGCTGAGCAGCCCTGACAGTCTCTAAAGTGGCTGGCTGGTGGAACTCTTGCTGTCTCTCCCCGACAAATCCTTTCGCCCGGAGGGCGAAAGCATCGCCTCTCATCTGGAGGCCTAGAATTCCTAGCACCAGGTTTCCCCCGCCCCCACCTGGTGCTCCAAAGGGTAGACACCTTCCCTGGGGGGTGTGTTGCGAAGGGGTGGGTTTGGGCGGGGAAGCTCTCAATTAGGAGCTGAAGGTCGTAGTTTTTAGGGACAGTGTCTcaagggagaccctatctcagctCTCATCACTACCTCTGAAAATACCAGCCTGGAGCGCAGGAGACGCTGAAGTTCAGGGCTAGGAACCCAGTAAAATATGTTTCAAACGTTAGTGCGACAGACAGGGAGCAACCCTTGAGGAGGAAGGCAGCTgacaccactgagctccagctgGGCCCTTTGCTTCCTGCCTTAGCTGCCAACCTTGCCCTTGCCCACCTCCGGGCAA is a window encoding:
- the CD248 gene encoding endosialin; translation: MLLRLLLAWAAAGPTLGQDPWAAEPRAACGPGSCYALFPRRRTFLEAWRACRELGGDLATPRTPEEAQRVDSLVGAGPASRLLWIGLQRQARQCQLQRPLRGFTWTTGDQDTAFTNWAQPASGGPCPAQRCVALEASGEHRWLEGSCTLAVDGYLCQFGFEGACPALQDEAGQAGPAVYTTPFHLVSTEFEWLPFGSVAAVQCQAGRGASLLCVKQPEGGVGWSRAGPLCLGTGCSPDNGGCEHECVEEVDGHVSCRCTEGFRLAADGRSCEDPCAQAPCEQQCEPGGPQGYSCHCRLGFRPAEDDPHRCVDTDECQIAGVCQQMCVNYVGGFECYCSEGHELEADGISCSPAGAMGAQASQDLGDELLDDGEDEEDEDEAWEAFDGGWTEMPGILWMEPTQPPDFALAYRPSFPEDREPQIPYPEPTWPPPLSAPRVPYHSSVLSVTRPVVVSATRPTLPSAHQPPVIPATHPALSRDHQIPVIAANYPDLPSAYQPGILSVSHPAQPPAHQPPMISTKYPELFPAHQSPMFPDTKVTGTQTTTHLPGIPPNRAPLVTTLGAQLPPQAPDAPVLRTQATQLPIIPTAQPSLTTTSRSPVSPAHQVSVPAATQPPALPTLLPSQSPTNQTSPISPTHPHSKAPQIPREDGPSPRLALWLPSPAPTAAPTALGEAGLAEHSQRDDRWLLVALLVPTCVFLVVLLALGIVYCTRCGPHAPNKRITDCYRWVTHAGSKSPTEPMPPRGSLTGVQTCRTSV